The following proteins are encoded in a genomic region of Coffea eugenioides isolate CCC68of chromosome 6, Ceug_1.0, whole genome shotgun sequence:
- the LOC113775928 gene encoding protein BREAST CANCER SUSCEPTIBILITY 2 homolog B-like — MSTWQLFSDAGNNVRWEISDQHLCNQEAESNRALEYPPPQSHRLPSMADLLLQGTANELLFTGYSRFTEVRDGNSDNTPSFRSGLGKSVAVKQSSISRALAILGDEGDAVTQTGCSRLRDVRHGNLDSASSFRTGLGESVGVKQSSIPRAFEILSDGGDEVIPTGQQIRGDNEFGFSNTISWTGPRKAINVPKSVLRTSLEQMTDTSNSFFQTASGKTVSLSSAGLLRAKALLGPEEHGDCKNFEDLEQEGQLSTSYQPSGLRSSFLFEGEAGVNNTLLNGDIILPISPLDGKINSASCQSKYVIPDFLQSAPKPPPVKFQTAGGRSISVSNDALKRALSLLGDQEAGAYSDEGDAADHEYPFSRDRESKNTKPSKENDPNTPFPYQETANSNHLSKNFTSPFRSNSCQRESSVRPRIIGQGSNLIKKFDAEAKHNLSSPCNSLPSYENHLRKKTQVATMDSLERPSSGPLVDISNSIGANSTDVKWNSAEKRRLGRSTVSPFKRPRSSKFITPFCRNKTSSPNGMPSLTTNEISYEGRVSTRLPFQVSRLYVKEYFREPPFGRSKIENLSDEIRRMNPGVAEYYTFPDDFGSGCIGAEEFYHMLVQPEVSPYHVSKEWVKNHYKWIVWKLASYERCYPAKFSGKLLSVSNVLEELKYRYDKEVNHGHRSAVKRILEGDAPPSSRMVLCISSVLSVCGTEVGCQPIASREVESGAAAKIELTDGWYSIIALLDVLLSKKLAAGKLFIGQKLTIWGAGLCGWAGPVSPLEAPRTSTLLLHMNGTYRTHWADRLGFCKVDGLPLAFRSIKSTGGVVPSTLVGILRIYPVVYWERSSDGGFIVRSERMYTKMLHSYNKRRSVVVEDVLSKFQGENETFHTLDDNDSEEGAKIMKMLEKAAEPEVIMAEMTSEQLTSFASYQAKLEMLRHSDMQKSLETALKAAGLGGREVTPFMRVKVVGLTSKDSPQKCFPHTGLITIWNPTEKQQSELVEGRVYAVSCLTPSTSDSSTLYLQTNGSSTKWLSLSPSAIEHFKPFFTPRKSILLSNLGEVSLSSEFDIAACVVYVGDAYTTDRHKKQWVFVTDGSIHGLHSREPLESLLAIGFCSPFSDGDMLAPVNYNLAGSTVGFCNLIKRAKDQVNNVWVAEATENSTYSLTFDDRCYFSHLKEAAASTQKWASNSSLAIEILRKRVVSIVSNSEA, encoded by the exons ATGTCAACGTGGCAGTTGTTCTCCGACGCCGGTAATAATGTCCGATGGGAAATCTCCGATCAACACCTCTGCAACCAAGAGGCAGAATCAAATCGTGCCCTCGAATATCCGCCTCCTCAATCTCACCGCCTTCCTTCAATGGCCGATCTCTTGCTCCAAGGTACTGCAAATGAATTACTGTTTACTGGATATTCAAGGTTCACTGAAGTTCGGGATGGAAATTCGGACAATACTCCTAGTTTTAGGAGCGGATTGGGGAAATCGGTGGCTGTGAAGCAGTCTTCGATTTCAAGAGCCTTAGCGATTCTCGGTGATGAAGGAGACGCGGTCACGCAGACAG GATGTTCGAGGTTGAGGGATGTTCGCCATGGCAATTTGGATAGTGCTTCAAGTTTTCGGACTGGACTGGGAGAGTCGGTGGGGGTGAAGCAGTCCTCGATACCAAGAGCTTTTGAAATTCTCAGCGATGGGGGAGACGAGGTCATTCCGACAG GCCAGCAGATTAGAGGAGATAATGAATTTGGTTTTTCAAATACCATTTCATGGACCGGTCCAAGGAAAGCAATTAATGTACCAAAATCTGTTTTGAGGACTAGCTTGGAGCAAATGACTGATACATCAAATTCCTTCTTCCAGACAGCCTCAGGTAAGACGGTCAGCTTATCTTCTGCCGGTCTTTTAAGAGCCAAGGCTTTGTTGGGCCCAGAAGAACATGGTGATTGCAAGAATTTTGAAGACCTTGAGCAGGAAGGACAGCTGTCAACCTCATATCAGCCTAGTGGTTTGAGAAGTTCATTTCTTTTTGAAGGGGAAGCAGGTGTTAATAACACACTGCTTAATGGTGATATAATACTCCCAATATCTCCCTTAGATGGTAAAATTAATTCTGCAAGTTGTCAATCGAAGTATGTCATTCCGGATTTTCTGCAGAGTGCTCCAAAACCACCTCCAGTCAAGTTTCAAACTGCTGGTGGGAGATCAATATCTGTTTCAAATGATGCACTGAAACGTGCACTTAGCCTGCTTGGAGATCAGGAGGCGGGAGCCTACTCAGATGAAGGCGATGCAGCAGATCATGAATATCCATTTTCCAGAGACAGAGAATCCAAGAATACAAAACCAAGCAAAGAAAATGACCCTAATACTCCATTTCCATATCAAGAGACAGCAAACAGCAATCATTTGTCAAAGAATTTCACTTCTCCATTCAGATCAAATTCATGTCAAAGAGAATCTTCAGTTAGACCACGCATTATTGGTCAAGGGAGTAACTTGATCAAGAAGTTCGATGCGGAGGCAAAACATAATTTAAGTAGTCCCTGCAATAGTCTACCTAGCTATGAAAATCATTTAAGGAAGAAAACTCAAGTGGCAACCATGGATTCATTAGAAAGGCCATCAAGTGGGCCTCTGGTGGATATCTCAAACAGCATTGGTGCGAATTCCACAGATGTCAAGTGGAATTCTGCTGAGAAGAGAAGACTAGGGAGAAGCACTGTATCTCCATTCAAAAGGCCTCGAAGTTCTAAATTTATCACCCCATTTTGTAGAAATAAGACGTCAAGTCCTAATG GGATGCCATCTTTAACAACTAATGAAATCTCTTATGAGGGACGGGTTTCTACTCGATTGCCGTTTCAAGTTTCTCGGTTGTATGTGAAGGAATATTTTAGGGAGCCCCCATTTGGCCGAAGCAAG ATAGAGAACTTGTCAGATGAGATAAGGAGGATGAATCCAGGTGTTGCTGAATATTATACGTTTCCTGATGATTTTGGTTCAGGTTGCATTGGAGCAGAAGAATTTTACCATATGCTGGTTCAACCTGAAGTTTCTCCGTATCATGTGTCGAAAGA GTGGGTTAAAAATCACTATAAGTGGATAGTTTGGAAACTTGCATCTTATGAGAGATGTTATCCTGCCAAATTTTCTGGAAAACTGTTATCAGTTTCTAATGTACTTGAAGAATTGAAGTACAG ATATGACAAGGAAGTAAATCATGGGCATCGATCTGCTGTCAAGAGAATTTTAGAAGGAGATGCACCACCATCTTCAAGGATGGTATTGTGCATTTCATCTGTCCTTTCAGTTTGTGGCACAGAGGTTGGCTGTCAACCTATTGCATCAAGAGAGGTTGAAAGTGGTGCAGCTGCAAAAATTGAACTAACAGATGGATG GTATTCTATCATTGCTCTACTGGATGTACTTCTATCAAAGAAACTGGCAGCTGGGAAACTGTTCATAGGGCAAAAACTTACT ATCTGGGGAGCTGGATTATGTGGGTGGGCTGGGCCAGTTTCGCCACTTGAG GCACCAAGGACAAGCACTTTACTATTGCATATGAATGGGACATATAGAACTCATTGGGCTGATCGACTGGGTTTCT GTAAGGTTGATGGTCTACCACTAGCATTTAGGTCCATCAAGAGTACTGGAGGAGTTGTTCCTAGCACATTGGTGGGAATTTTAAGAATATACCCTGTAGTGTACTGGGAAAG GTCAAGTGATGGTGGATTCATAGTGAGATCTGAGAGGATGTACACTAAGATGCTGCATTCATATAACAAAAG GCGATCTGTTGTGGTAGAGGATGTATTATCCAAATTCCAAGGGGAAAACGAAACATTCCATACTCTAGATGATAATGACAGTGAAGAAGGGGCTAAAATCATGAAGATGCTTGAGAAAGCTGCTGAACCAGAAGTCATAATGGCTGAGATGACTTCAGAACAACTAACTTCATTTGCATCTTATCAAGCAAAATTGGAG ATGCTAAGGCACTCAGATATGCAGAAATCTCTTGAGACCGCTTTGAAGGCTGCTGGTTTAGGTGGCAGAGAAGTCACTCCATTCATGAGGGTCAAAGTTGTTGGCTTGACAAGCAAAGATTCTCCACAAAAATGTTTCCCACATACGGGCTTGATTACAATCTGGAACCCAACAGAGAAACAG CAATCAGAGTTAGTTGAGGGCAGGGTTTATGCTGTGTCTTGCCTTACACCATCAACCTCTGATTCAAGTACTCTTTATTTGCAAACCAATGGATCAAGTACCAAATGGCTATCTTTGTCGCCTTCAGCAATTGAGCATTTTAA GCCGTTCTTCACTCCTCGTAAGTCAATTTTATTGTCAAATTTGGGTGAAGTTTCTCTATCCAG TGAATTCGATATCGCTGCATGTGTTGTTTATGTGGGAGATGCATATACAACTGATCGCCACAAGAAACAGTGGGTGTTTGTGACGGATGGATCCATACATGGATTACATTCAAGGGAACCTTTGGAATCGCTGCTGGCAATTGGCTTCTGTTCACCATTTAGTGACGGTGATATGCTTGCACCAGTAAATTATAATTTAGCAGGTTCCACG